In a single window of the Metopolophium dirhodum isolate CAU chromosome 2, ASM1992520v1, whole genome shotgun sequence genome:
- the LOC132938479 gene encoding uncharacterized protein LOC132938479 isoform X1, with translation MLVLFLFRPYIVYTYSSNELNGCILFEHLIIMSDIRNSLWAHPPLPPGKRILDRSSSEDRKSTFGFMRKFPSVRRNSKKESMMDTTYESFDSLFEDNDIVLVETEYVEDSSKIRRPFTSMFRSRSDGNLAGSSISGSILSHESTEPKGFTKYLRALSGSWKNLLNISSMNKTQKNVPQVKKVPPPAIPDSVACRHSGSSFGSTGYSSSSDDAFLDPNTCIKPDIYDGSDTYCPIGNKSPSSQFNHPAFTFPGSTSYSHPSGNMKMYYHQLSLQEDQGIDMTQSPGRDSPGSSGSGSGSRHSTASLDSGRASGCHLRGNTHWHPELSPSTRVERLLNQGVPDKDIMYSWLVDLHLEEYLPLFISAGYDMRTVSKMTPEDLTAIGVKKPNHRKKLKAEIGLLNISDGLLDYIPGSLDEWLRLLRLEEYGPALEAQGYSTIDDVTQLTWEDLEDIGIVKLGHQKRLLLAIKRVKDIKAGKSFVPHSPYIIQTQACIESPLSIVSSSSGCGTSITNISCGTGSVELDLPRVHATYHSFHQPWELESSKQLYCQTDIVPIKSPRPTPDSNWTLEFQESLRGTHRGKSLESLHENINSTTGGTSSFVGPPQWRHQQKSFEDGDLTPTNETSILHECGGTLPRPRGLVKPRLIAKVPALLTQQNIEDCSGLNTLKRRPPSPPKRQQSCEDNKKCHQVTVVADLHCIPTLQSKSLGKWNTDNMSPKHSLEDHIGSNASFKSNSSTESDTIPFANENAGTIKQRTIRSTNELIQPMLAEGSHYTTSSYSMHSTTSQFSLMPPSGKKEPADVLNDIGNMLANLTDELDAMLEEEKRQGLND, from the exons ATGTTAGTTCTCTTCTTATTTCGTccatatattgtttatacatatagTTCAAACGAGTTAAACGGATGTATTTTGTTTGAACATTTGATCATCATGTCTGATATACGAAACAGTTTATGGGCACATCCACCCTTACCACCTGGCAAACGAATATTAGATCGTTCAAGCTCTGAAGACAGAAAATCAACTTTTGGATTTATGCGAAAATTTCCATCCGTCCGCCGCAATAGCAAAAAAGAGAGCATGATGGATACAACTTATGAAAGTTTCGATAGTCTATTCGAAGACAACGATATCGTTTTAGTCGAAACCGAATATGTTGAAGATTCCAGTAAGATCAGAAGACCATTTACGTCAATGTTTAGAAGCCGATCTGATGGAAATTTAGCTGGGTCTTCAATAAGTGGTTCGATTTTGTCTCACGAGTCTACAGAACCAAAAGGGTTTACCAAGTATCTGAGAGCGCTGAGTGGAAGTTggaaaaatttattgaata TTAGCAGTATGAACAAAACTCAGAAAAATGTTCCTCAAGTAAAGAAAGTCCCTCCACCAGCCATTCCGGATTCAGTTGCATGCCGACATTCAGGTAGTAGCTTTGGATCAACAGGATATAGTAGCTCCAGCGATGACGCATTCCTAGATCCAAATACTTGTATCAAACCAG ATATCTACGATGGATCAGATACTTATTGTCCAATTGGAAATAAATCACCATCGTCACAATTCAATCATCCAGCTTTCACATTTCCAGGATCTACTTcg TATTCTCACCCCAGTGGAAATATGAAGATGTATTACCACCAATTGTCGCTTCAGGAAGACCAAGGAATTGATATGACTCAAAGTCCTGGTCGTGATAGTCCTGGTTCTTCTGGTTCTGGTTCAGGATCTCGTCACTCAACGGCAAGTTTAGATAGTGGTCGTGCTTCAGGGTGTCATCTCCGAGGAAACACTCATTGGCATCCAGAACTTAGTCCGTCTACTAGGGTGGAAAGACTTCTAAATCAAGGGGTTCCA gATAAAGATATAATGTACAGTTGGTTAGTTGATCTACATCTAGAAGAATATTTACCATTGTTCATATCTGCTGGATATGATATGAGAACAGTTTCAAAAATGACACCAgaa gatTTAACTGCTATTGGTGTAAAGAAACCTAATCATAGAAAGAAATTAAAAGCAGAAATTGGCTTATTAAATATATCTGATGGATTATTAGACTACATTCCT gGATCATTAGATGAATGGCTTAGATTACTAAGACTTGAAGAATATGGACCAGCGTTAGAAGCTCAAGGTTATTCCACAATAGATGATGTAACTCAGTTGACATGGGAAGACTTAGAAGATATTGGAATAGTCAAACTTGGGCATCAAAAAAGATTATTACTAGCAATTAAACGAGTAAAGGATATTAAGGCTGGAAAATCATTTGTTCCTCATTCTccatatattattcaaactcaa GCCTGCATCGAGTCGCCATTAAGCATTGTAAGCAGCAGTTCTGGATGTGGAACGAGTATCACTAACATAAGTTGCGGTACGGGCAGTGTTGAACTTGATTTGCCACGTGTTCATGCCACGTATCACAGCTTTCATCAACCTTGGGAATTAGAGAGTAGCAAACAACTATATTGCCAAACAGATATTGTTCCCATCAAG TCCCCTAGACCTACTCCGGATTCGAACTGGACACTCGAATTTCAGGAATCG CTTAGAGGAACGCATCGTGGCAAATCATTGGAAAGTctacatgaaaatataaattcaacgaCTGGAGGTACAAGTAGCTTTGTTGGTCCTCCGCAGTGGAGACATCAGCAAAAAAGTTTTGAAGATGGTGATTTAACACCAACAAATGAAACATCTATTCTTCATGAATGTGGTGGTACACTACCTAGACCAAGAGGACTAGTTAAGCCAAGATTAATAGCTAAAGTCCCCGCTTTATTAActcaacaaaatat aGAAGACTGTTCAGGATTAAATACGTTGAAACGTAGACCACCATCGCCACCTAAACGTCAACAGTCTTGTGAAGATAATAAAAAGTGTCATCAAGTAACTGTTGTTGCTGATCTACATTGTATTCCAACGTTACAATCTAAATCTTTAGGCAAATGGAATACAGACAATATGTCTCCTAAACATAGCTTAGAGGATCATATTGGATCAAATGCAAgctttaaa TCAAATTCAAGTACTGAATCAGATACTATTCCATTTGCCAATGAAAATGCCGGCACAATTAAACAGAGAACTATCAGATCTACAAATG aattaattcaacctatgCTAGCTGAAGGATCTCATTATACAACTTCAAGTTATTCAATGCACTCAACAACAAGTCAATTTTCGTTAATGCCTCCAag TGGGAAAAAGGAGCCAGCAGATGTACTCAATGACATCGGAAATATGTTAGCCAATTTAACTGATGAATTAGATGCCATGTTAGAAGAAGAAAAAAGACAAGGTCtcaatgattaa
- the LOC132938479 gene encoding uncharacterized protein LOC132938479 isoform X3 translates to MSDIRNSLWAHPPLPPGKRILDRSSSEDRKSTFGFMRKFPSVRRNSKKESMMDTTYESFDSLFEDNDIVLVETEYVEDSSKIRRPFTSMFRSRSDGNLAGSSISGSILSHESTEPKGFTKYLRALSGSWKNLLNISSMNKTQKNVPQVKKVPPPAIPDSVACRHSGSSFGSTGYSSSSDDAFLDPNTCIKPDIYDGSDTYCPIGNKSPSSQFNHPAFTFPGSTSYSHPSGNMKMYYHQLSLQEDQGIDMTQSPGRDSPGSSGSGSGSRHSTASLDSGRASGCHLRGNTHWHPELSPSTRVERLLNQGVPDKDIMYSWLVDLHLEEYLPLFISAGYDMRTVSKMTPEDLTAIGVKKPNHRKKLKAEIGLLNISDGLLDYIPGSLDEWLRLLRLEEYGPALEAQGYSTIDDVTQLTWEDLEDIGIVKLGHQKRLLLAIKRVKDIKAGKSFVPHSPYIIQTQACIESPLSIVSSSSGCGTSITNISCGTGSVELDLPRVHATYHSFHQPWELESSKQLYCQTDIVPIKSPRPTPDSNWTLEFQESLRGTHRGKSLESLHENINSTTGGTSSFVGPPQWRHQQKSFEDGDLTPTNETSILHECGGTLPRPRGLVKPRLIAKVPALLTQQNIEDCSGLNTLKRRPPSPPKRQQSCEDNKKCHQVTVVADLHCIPTLQSKSLGKWNTDNMSPKHSLEDHIGSNASFKSNSSTESDTIPFANENAGTIKQRTIRSTNELIQPMLAEGSHYTTSSYSMHSTTSQFSLMPPSGKKEPADVLNDIGNMLANLTDELDAMLEEEKRQGLND, encoded by the exons ATGTCTGATATACGAAACAGTTTATGGGCACATCCACCCTTACCACCTGGCAAACGAATATTAGATCGTTCAAGCTCTGAAGACAGAAAATCAACTTTTGGATTTATGCGAAAATTTCCATCCGTCCGCCGCAATAGCAAAAAAGAGAGCATGATGGATACAACTTATGAAAGTTTCGATAGTCTATTCGAAGACAACGATATCGTTTTAGTCGAAACCGAATATGTTGAAGATTCCAGTAAGATCAGAAGACCATTTACGTCAATGTTTAGAAGCCGATCTGATGGAAATTTAGCTGGGTCTTCAATAAGTGGTTCGATTTTGTCTCACGAGTCTACAGAACCAAAAGGGTTTACCAAGTATCTGAGAGCGCTGAGTGGAAGTTggaaaaatttattgaata TTAGCAGTATGAACAAAACTCAGAAAAATGTTCCTCAAGTAAAGAAAGTCCCTCCACCAGCCATTCCGGATTCAGTTGCATGCCGACATTCAGGTAGTAGCTTTGGATCAACAGGATATAGTAGCTCCAGCGATGACGCATTCCTAGATCCAAATACTTGTATCAAACCAG ATATCTACGATGGATCAGATACTTATTGTCCAATTGGAAATAAATCACCATCGTCACAATTCAATCATCCAGCTTTCACATTTCCAGGATCTACTTcg TATTCTCACCCCAGTGGAAATATGAAGATGTATTACCACCAATTGTCGCTTCAGGAAGACCAAGGAATTGATATGACTCAAAGTCCTGGTCGTGATAGTCCTGGTTCTTCTGGTTCTGGTTCAGGATCTCGTCACTCAACGGCAAGTTTAGATAGTGGTCGTGCTTCAGGGTGTCATCTCCGAGGAAACACTCATTGGCATCCAGAACTTAGTCCGTCTACTAGGGTGGAAAGACTTCTAAATCAAGGGGTTCCA gATAAAGATATAATGTACAGTTGGTTAGTTGATCTACATCTAGAAGAATATTTACCATTGTTCATATCTGCTGGATATGATATGAGAACAGTTTCAAAAATGACACCAgaa gatTTAACTGCTATTGGTGTAAAGAAACCTAATCATAGAAAGAAATTAAAAGCAGAAATTGGCTTATTAAATATATCTGATGGATTATTAGACTACATTCCT gGATCATTAGATGAATGGCTTAGATTACTAAGACTTGAAGAATATGGACCAGCGTTAGAAGCTCAAGGTTATTCCACAATAGATGATGTAACTCAGTTGACATGGGAAGACTTAGAAGATATTGGAATAGTCAAACTTGGGCATCAAAAAAGATTATTACTAGCAATTAAACGAGTAAAGGATATTAAGGCTGGAAAATCATTTGTTCCTCATTCTccatatattattcaaactcaa GCCTGCATCGAGTCGCCATTAAGCATTGTAAGCAGCAGTTCTGGATGTGGAACGAGTATCACTAACATAAGTTGCGGTACGGGCAGTGTTGAACTTGATTTGCCACGTGTTCATGCCACGTATCACAGCTTTCATCAACCTTGGGAATTAGAGAGTAGCAAACAACTATATTGCCAAACAGATATTGTTCCCATCAAG TCCCCTAGACCTACTCCGGATTCGAACTGGACACTCGAATTTCAGGAATCG CTTAGAGGAACGCATCGTGGCAAATCATTGGAAAGTctacatgaaaatataaattcaacgaCTGGAGGTACAAGTAGCTTTGTTGGTCCTCCGCAGTGGAGACATCAGCAAAAAAGTTTTGAAGATGGTGATTTAACACCAACAAATGAAACATCTATTCTTCATGAATGTGGTGGTACACTACCTAGACCAAGAGGACTAGTTAAGCCAAGATTAATAGCTAAAGTCCCCGCTTTATTAActcaacaaaatat aGAAGACTGTTCAGGATTAAATACGTTGAAACGTAGACCACCATCGCCACCTAAACGTCAACAGTCTTGTGAAGATAATAAAAAGTGTCATCAAGTAACTGTTGTTGCTGATCTACATTGTATTCCAACGTTACAATCTAAATCTTTAGGCAAATGGAATACAGACAATATGTCTCCTAAACATAGCTTAGAGGATCATATTGGATCAAATGCAAgctttaaa TCAAATTCAAGTACTGAATCAGATACTATTCCATTTGCCAATGAAAATGCCGGCACAATTAAACAGAGAACTATCAGATCTACAAATG aattaattcaacctatgCTAGCTGAAGGATCTCATTATACAACTTCAAGTTATTCAATGCACTCAACAACAAGTCAATTTTCGTTAATGCCTCCAag TGGGAAAAAGGAGCCAGCAGATGTACTCAATGACATCGGAAATATGTTAGCCAATTTAACTGATGAATTAGATGCCATGTTAGAAGAAGAAAAAAGACAAGGTCtcaatgattaa
- the LOC132938479 gene encoding uncharacterized protein LOC132938479 isoform X2, whose translation MLVLFLFRPYIVYTYSSNELNGCILFEHLIIMSDIRNSLWAHPPLPPGKRILDRSSSEDRKSTFGFMRKFPSVRRNSKKESMMDTTYESFDSLFEDNDIVLVETEYVEDSSKIRRPFTSMFRSRSDGNLAGSSISGSILSHESTEPKGFTKYLRALSGSWKNLLNISSMNKTQKNVPQVKKVPPPAIPDSVACRHSGSSFGSTGYSSSSDDAFLDPNTCIKPDIYDGSDTYCPIGNKSPSSQFNHPAFTFPGSTSYSHPSGNMKMYYHQLSLQEDQGIDMTQSPGRDSPGSSGSGSGSRHSTASLDSGRASGCHLRGNTHWHPELSPSTRVERLLNQGVPDKDIMYSWLVDLHLEEYLPLFISAGYDMRTVSKMTPEDLTAIGVKKPNHRKKLKAEIGLLNISDGLLDYIPGSLDEWLRLLRLEEYGPALEAQGYSTIDDVTQLTWEDLEDIGIVKLGHQKRLLLAIKRVKDIKAGKSFVPHSPYIIQTQACIESPLSIVSSSSGCGTSITNISCGTGSVELDLPRVHATYHSFHQPWELESSKQLYCQTDIVPIKLRGTHRGKSLESLHENINSTTGGTSSFVGPPQWRHQQKSFEDGDLTPTNETSILHECGGTLPRPRGLVKPRLIAKVPALLTQQNIEDCSGLNTLKRRPPSPPKRQQSCEDNKKCHQVTVVADLHCIPTLQSKSLGKWNTDNMSPKHSLEDHIGSNASFKSNSSTESDTIPFANENAGTIKQRTIRSTNELIQPMLAEGSHYTTSSYSMHSTTSQFSLMPPSGKKEPADVLNDIGNMLANLTDELDAMLEEEKRQGLND comes from the exons ATGTTAGTTCTCTTCTTATTTCGTccatatattgtttatacatatagTTCAAACGAGTTAAACGGATGTATTTTGTTTGAACATTTGATCATCATGTCTGATATACGAAACAGTTTATGGGCACATCCACCCTTACCACCTGGCAAACGAATATTAGATCGTTCAAGCTCTGAAGACAGAAAATCAACTTTTGGATTTATGCGAAAATTTCCATCCGTCCGCCGCAATAGCAAAAAAGAGAGCATGATGGATACAACTTATGAAAGTTTCGATAGTCTATTCGAAGACAACGATATCGTTTTAGTCGAAACCGAATATGTTGAAGATTCCAGTAAGATCAGAAGACCATTTACGTCAATGTTTAGAAGCCGATCTGATGGAAATTTAGCTGGGTCTTCAATAAGTGGTTCGATTTTGTCTCACGAGTCTACAGAACCAAAAGGGTTTACCAAGTATCTGAGAGCGCTGAGTGGAAGTTggaaaaatttattgaata TTAGCAGTATGAACAAAACTCAGAAAAATGTTCCTCAAGTAAAGAAAGTCCCTCCACCAGCCATTCCGGATTCAGTTGCATGCCGACATTCAGGTAGTAGCTTTGGATCAACAGGATATAGTAGCTCCAGCGATGACGCATTCCTAGATCCAAATACTTGTATCAAACCAG ATATCTACGATGGATCAGATACTTATTGTCCAATTGGAAATAAATCACCATCGTCACAATTCAATCATCCAGCTTTCACATTTCCAGGATCTACTTcg TATTCTCACCCCAGTGGAAATATGAAGATGTATTACCACCAATTGTCGCTTCAGGAAGACCAAGGAATTGATATGACTCAAAGTCCTGGTCGTGATAGTCCTGGTTCTTCTGGTTCTGGTTCAGGATCTCGTCACTCAACGGCAAGTTTAGATAGTGGTCGTGCTTCAGGGTGTCATCTCCGAGGAAACACTCATTGGCATCCAGAACTTAGTCCGTCTACTAGGGTGGAAAGACTTCTAAATCAAGGGGTTCCA gATAAAGATATAATGTACAGTTGGTTAGTTGATCTACATCTAGAAGAATATTTACCATTGTTCATATCTGCTGGATATGATATGAGAACAGTTTCAAAAATGACACCAgaa gatTTAACTGCTATTGGTGTAAAGAAACCTAATCATAGAAAGAAATTAAAAGCAGAAATTGGCTTATTAAATATATCTGATGGATTATTAGACTACATTCCT gGATCATTAGATGAATGGCTTAGATTACTAAGACTTGAAGAATATGGACCAGCGTTAGAAGCTCAAGGTTATTCCACAATAGATGATGTAACTCAGTTGACATGGGAAGACTTAGAAGATATTGGAATAGTCAAACTTGGGCATCAAAAAAGATTATTACTAGCAATTAAACGAGTAAAGGATATTAAGGCTGGAAAATCATTTGTTCCTCATTCTccatatattattcaaactcaa GCCTGCATCGAGTCGCCATTAAGCATTGTAAGCAGCAGTTCTGGATGTGGAACGAGTATCACTAACATAAGTTGCGGTACGGGCAGTGTTGAACTTGATTTGCCACGTGTTCATGCCACGTATCACAGCTTTCATCAACCTTGGGAATTAGAGAGTAGCAAACAACTATATTGCCAAACAGATATTGTTCCCATCAAG CTTAGAGGAACGCATCGTGGCAAATCATTGGAAAGTctacatgaaaatataaattcaacgaCTGGAGGTACAAGTAGCTTTGTTGGTCCTCCGCAGTGGAGACATCAGCAAAAAAGTTTTGAAGATGGTGATTTAACACCAACAAATGAAACATCTATTCTTCATGAATGTGGTGGTACACTACCTAGACCAAGAGGACTAGTTAAGCCAAGATTAATAGCTAAAGTCCCCGCTTTATTAActcaacaaaatat aGAAGACTGTTCAGGATTAAATACGTTGAAACGTAGACCACCATCGCCACCTAAACGTCAACAGTCTTGTGAAGATAATAAAAAGTGTCATCAAGTAACTGTTGTTGCTGATCTACATTGTATTCCAACGTTACAATCTAAATCTTTAGGCAAATGGAATACAGACAATATGTCTCCTAAACATAGCTTAGAGGATCATATTGGATCAAATGCAAgctttaaa TCAAATTCAAGTACTGAATCAGATACTATTCCATTTGCCAATGAAAATGCCGGCACAATTAAACAGAGAACTATCAGATCTACAAATG aattaattcaacctatgCTAGCTGAAGGATCTCATTATACAACTTCAAGTTATTCAATGCACTCAACAACAAGTCAATTTTCGTTAATGCCTCCAag TGGGAAAAAGGAGCCAGCAGATGTACTCAATGACATCGGAAATATGTTAGCCAATTTAACTGATGAATTAGATGCCATGTTAGAAGAAGAAAAAAGACAAGGTCtcaatgattaa
- the LOC132938479 gene encoding uncharacterized protein LOC132938479 isoform X4, with protein MRKLSVSSMNKTQKNVPQVKKVPPPAIPDSVACRHSGSSFGSTGYSSSSDDAFLDPNTCIKPDIYDGSDTYCPIGNKSPSSQFNHPAFTFPGSTSYSHPSGNMKMYYHQLSLQEDQGIDMTQSPGRDSPGSSGSGSGSRHSTASLDSGRASGCHLRGNTHWHPELSPSTRVERLLNQGVPDKDIMYSWLVDLHLEEYLPLFISAGYDMRTVSKMTPEDLTAIGVKKPNHRKKLKAEIGLLNISDGLLDYIPGSLDEWLRLLRLEEYGPALEAQGYSTIDDVTQLTWEDLEDIGIVKLGHQKRLLLAIKRVKDIKAGKSFVPHSPYIIQTQACIESPLSIVSSSSGCGTSITNISCGTGSVELDLPRVHATYHSFHQPWELESSKQLYCQTDIVPIKSPRPTPDSNWTLEFQESLRGTHRGKSLESLHENINSTTGGTSSFVGPPQWRHQQKSFEDGDLTPTNETSILHECGGTLPRPRGLVKPRLIAKVPALLTQQNIEDCSGLNTLKRRPPSPPKRQQSCEDNKKCHQVTVVADLHCIPTLQSKSLGKWNTDNMSPKHSLEDHIGSNASFKSNSSTESDTIPFANENAGTIKQRTIRSTNELIQPMLAEGSHYTTSSYSMHSTTSQFSLMPPSGKKEPADVLNDIGNMLANLTDELDAMLEEEKRQGLND; from the exons ATGAGGAAGCTGAGCG TTAGCAGTATGAACAAAACTCAGAAAAATGTTCCTCAAGTAAAGAAAGTCCCTCCACCAGCCATTCCGGATTCAGTTGCATGCCGACATTCAGGTAGTAGCTTTGGATCAACAGGATATAGTAGCTCCAGCGATGACGCATTCCTAGATCCAAATACTTGTATCAAACCAG ATATCTACGATGGATCAGATACTTATTGTCCAATTGGAAATAAATCACCATCGTCACAATTCAATCATCCAGCTTTCACATTTCCAGGATCTACTTcg TATTCTCACCCCAGTGGAAATATGAAGATGTATTACCACCAATTGTCGCTTCAGGAAGACCAAGGAATTGATATGACTCAAAGTCCTGGTCGTGATAGTCCTGGTTCTTCTGGTTCTGGTTCAGGATCTCGTCACTCAACGGCAAGTTTAGATAGTGGTCGTGCTTCAGGGTGTCATCTCCGAGGAAACACTCATTGGCATCCAGAACTTAGTCCGTCTACTAGGGTGGAAAGACTTCTAAATCAAGGGGTTCCA gATAAAGATATAATGTACAGTTGGTTAGTTGATCTACATCTAGAAGAATATTTACCATTGTTCATATCTGCTGGATATGATATGAGAACAGTTTCAAAAATGACACCAgaa gatTTAACTGCTATTGGTGTAAAGAAACCTAATCATAGAAAGAAATTAAAAGCAGAAATTGGCTTATTAAATATATCTGATGGATTATTAGACTACATTCCT gGATCATTAGATGAATGGCTTAGATTACTAAGACTTGAAGAATATGGACCAGCGTTAGAAGCTCAAGGTTATTCCACAATAGATGATGTAACTCAGTTGACATGGGAAGACTTAGAAGATATTGGAATAGTCAAACTTGGGCATCAAAAAAGATTATTACTAGCAATTAAACGAGTAAAGGATATTAAGGCTGGAAAATCATTTGTTCCTCATTCTccatatattattcaaactcaa GCCTGCATCGAGTCGCCATTAAGCATTGTAAGCAGCAGTTCTGGATGTGGAACGAGTATCACTAACATAAGTTGCGGTACGGGCAGTGTTGAACTTGATTTGCCACGTGTTCATGCCACGTATCACAGCTTTCATCAACCTTGGGAATTAGAGAGTAGCAAACAACTATATTGCCAAACAGATATTGTTCCCATCAAG TCCCCTAGACCTACTCCGGATTCGAACTGGACACTCGAATTTCAGGAATCG CTTAGAGGAACGCATCGTGGCAAATCATTGGAAAGTctacatgaaaatataaattcaacgaCTGGAGGTACAAGTAGCTTTGTTGGTCCTCCGCAGTGGAGACATCAGCAAAAAAGTTTTGAAGATGGTGATTTAACACCAACAAATGAAACATCTATTCTTCATGAATGTGGTGGTACACTACCTAGACCAAGAGGACTAGTTAAGCCAAGATTAATAGCTAAAGTCCCCGCTTTATTAActcaacaaaatat aGAAGACTGTTCAGGATTAAATACGTTGAAACGTAGACCACCATCGCCACCTAAACGTCAACAGTCTTGTGAAGATAATAAAAAGTGTCATCAAGTAACTGTTGTTGCTGATCTACATTGTATTCCAACGTTACAATCTAAATCTTTAGGCAAATGGAATACAGACAATATGTCTCCTAAACATAGCTTAGAGGATCATATTGGATCAAATGCAAgctttaaa TCAAATTCAAGTACTGAATCAGATACTATTCCATTTGCCAATGAAAATGCCGGCACAATTAAACAGAGAACTATCAGATCTACAAATG aattaattcaacctatgCTAGCTGAAGGATCTCATTATACAACTTCAAGTTATTCAATGCACTCAACAACAAGTCAATTTTCGTTAATGCCTCCAag TGGGAAAAAGGAGCCAGCAGATGTACTCAATGACATCGGAAATATGTTAGCCAATTTAACTGATGAATTAGATGCCATGTTAGAAGAAGAAAAAAGACAAGGTCtcaatgattaa